One Xyrauchen texanus isolate HMW12.3.18 chromosome 34, RBS_HiC_50CHRs, whole genome shotgun sequence genomic window carries:
- the LOC127627441 gene encoding three-finger toxin MALT0070C-like isoform X2, protein MDLQISIVLLSILLTGGHSLKCYKCELDDTGICNRTIVTCPSGNDKCASITAEVSNGNSKVTLTQQSCLNPCVAGTVQSIAGVTVVTKCCETDLCNGSDGIYKGSFQLLLLPLFFYIFFN, encoded by the exons ATGGATCTGCAAATCTCGATTGTGCTTCTCTCAATTTTACTCACtggag GACACTCTCTCAAATGTTATAAGTGCGAACTTGATGATACTGGTATTTGTAACAGAACAATAGTAACATGTCCCAGTGGAAATGACAAATGTGCGAGTATAACAGCGGAAGTCTCCAATG GTAACTCCAAGGTGACTTTAACACAACAATCATGTTTAAACCCATGTGTTGCTGGAACTGTTCAATCCATAGCTGGAGTAACAGTTGTTACCAAGTGCTGTGAAACTGATCTTTGCAACGGCTCAG ATGGAATCTATAAGGGAAGTTTCCAGCTTCTCTTGTTGCCTCTGTTCTTCTACATCTTCTTTAATTGA